In the genome of Vicia villosa cultivar HV-30 ecotype Madison, WI linkage group LG7, Vvil1.0, whole genome shotgun sequence, one region contains:
- the LOC131616849 gene encoding DNA mismatch repair protein MLH1-like, with product MAARKKTLQNSLDDYSKIVNVVSRFAIHHTNVSFSCRKHGAVKADVHTMATSSTLDSIRTVYGVSAARNLVEVKASDDAPSSSVFELNGYVSNANYAAKKTTMVLFINDSLVEWFAMKRAIEIVYAATLPKASKPFIYISIVLPPENIDVNVHPTKREVSLLNQEVIIEKIQLVIEATLRSSNEARTFQDQTAGQSSISRINKSKEDNPSPTPPGSRAPKAPVNKFIRTDSLDPAGRLHAYMQVMPSGQLEKNVTLSAVRSSIRQRRIQKNSIELTSVEELLEEINKTYDPGILEIVKHCTYVGMEDDIFALLQHKTHLYLANVVNLSKESMYQQVLSRFGHFNAIQLSDPAPVKDVIILALKENSESNDDDTFKEKIAEMNTDLLKQKVAMLEEYFGINIDDHGNISRLHVILDQYTPAF from the coding sequence ATGGCTGCAAGGAAGAAGACACTACAAAATTCTTTGGATGATTACTCAAAGATAGTAAACGTTGTCAGTCGGTTTGCGATTCATCATACGAATGTCAGTTTCTCTTGCAGAAAGCACGGAGCTGTTAAAGCAGATGTTCACACCATGGCCACATCTTCAACACTCGATTCCATCAGAACAGTTTATGGGGTCTCAGCTGCTCGCAATCTGGTTGAAGTTAAAGCTTCAGACGATGCTCCGTCTTCTTCAGTTTTTGAGCTGAATGGTTATGTGTCTAATGCTAACTATGCTGCCAAGAAAACCACTATGGTGCTTTTCATAAATGATAGCCTGGTTGAGTGGTTTGCGATGAAGCGAGCTATAGAAATTGTTTATGCAGCGACACTACCTAAAGCATCTAAGccttttatatatatttcaattgTTTTACCACCTGAGAATATTGATGTCAATGTGCATCCAACAAAGAGAGAGGTGAGCCTATTAAATCAAGAAGTTATCATTGAGAAGATACAATTGGTGATTGAAGCAACATTGAGAAGTTCCAATGAAGCACGGACATTTCAAGATCAAACAGCTGGACAATCTTCTATTTCTCGTATCAATAAGAGCAAGGAGGATAATCCCAGCCCTACCCCACCAGGCTCAAGAGCACCAAAAGCGCCAGTGAATAAGTTCATTAGAACAGATTCATTAGATCCTGCAGGAAGATTACATGCCTACATGCAAGTTATGCCTAGTGGACAACTAGAAAAGAATGTCACATTGAGTGCAGTAAGGTCCTCAATTAGACAAAGAAGGATCCAAAAAAATTCTATAGAACTCACTAGTGTAGAAGAGCTTCTTGAAGAGATCAATAAGACCTATGACCCTGGAATATTGGAGATTGTAAAGCACTGTACATATGTTGGAATGGAAGATGATATTTTTGCTTTGCTTCAGCATAAAACTCATCTTTATCTTGCAAATGTTGTAAACTTGAGCAAAGAGAGTATGTATCAGCAAGTTCTGAGCCGTTTTGGCCATTTCAATGCCATCCAGCTTAGTGATCCAGCCCCCGTGAAAGACGTGATTATATTGGCACTGAAGGAAAATTCAGAAAGTAATGATGATGACACATTTAAAGAGAAGATCGCAGAAATGAACACAGATCTGCTGAAACAAAAGGTTGCAATGCTAGAGGAATATTTTGGTATTAATATTGATGATCATGGAAATATCTCTAGACTTCATGTGATACTTGATCAGTATACTCCTGCTTTCTGA
- the LOC131617524 gene encoding uncharacterized protein LOC131617524, producing MPRYKDESLAVRVYTVSDESRYLIVRNVPALGCGNDLLQLFSSYGQVEECKPMDAEDCEQFTDVYWIKFCLFSNARFAKRKLDEFVFLGNRLQVSYAPHFETLSDTKDKLEGRRREVLARLNPRRSKETIASSSRPLITSNTSFLSEPLHTNSRKTEFEGRPDNSILPKRTVSSNEDYFSSHSMNQTVRIVRDKLDKIESSGEHLQDGSTSKKARVDNRRRI from the exons ATGCCTCGTTACAAAGACGAATCCCTTGCTGTTCGTGTCTACACTGTCTCCGACGAATCAAG ATATTTGATTGTAAGGAACGTTCCAGCACTAGGTTGTGGCAATGATTTGCTGCAACTTTTTTCATCCTATGGACAAGTTGAGGA GTGTAAGCCAATGGATGCTGAAGACTGTGAGCAATTCACTGatgtttattggatcaaatttTGTCTTTTCAGCAATGCCAG GTTTGCGAAAAGAAAATTGGATGAGTTTGTTTTCCTTGGGAACCGACTACAGGTTTCGTATGCTCCCCATTTTGAGACTTTGTCTGATACAAAGGATAAAttggaaggaagaagaagagaggtTTTAGCTCGATTGAACC CTAGAAGATCTAAAGAGACTATAGCGTCAAGCTCTAGGCCCCTAATTACTTCAAACACCAGTTTCCTGTCAGAACCTTTACATACTAATTCAAG GAAAACAGAATTTGAAGGAAGGCCGGACAACAGTATTCTTCCCAAAAGAACGGTCTCATCTAACGAG GATTATTTTTCCTCCCACTCCATGAATCAAACAGTGAGGATTGTCAGGGATAAGCTTGATAAG ATTGAATCCAGTGGCGAACATCTACAAGATGGATCCACATCCAAAAAAGCACGAGTTGATAATAGGAGGAGGATTTAA